The following are encoded together in the Helicobacter pylori genome:
- a CDS encoding glutathionylspermidine synthase family protein: MQVIPLKPLDNKTLEEIGLDWHTNDDMSSYIADEMVVVSQKEADAYYDACNELYDMFVETAEEAIQNDRFFELDIPNALIPMIKQSFEEEVHWHIYGRFDLAGGLDGKPIKLLEFNADTPTMLYETAVIQWALLKANGYDENKQFNNLYEVLGENFKRMVTLGEDTSRFEEMYEGWKILFSSVRGNIEEERTMRFLQDAAQSVGFETDFSYIDEVEFNIEEGVFKNGLNYEFLFKLIPWENIAIDEPELALLMQGMMENKNTIFLNPAYTILFQSKRFLKLLWDRYPNHPLLLETSYEPLSNKKQIKKVAFGREGANSEIFEASMQSLVKTDGVYSNHKPVYQEFYELNSHNGLYYQPNVFFAYESCALGFRKGGLILDNFSKFVSHMLQ; encoded by the coding sequence ATGCAAGTGATTCCTTTAAAACCTTTAGACAATAAGACCTTAGAAGAAATCGGCTTAGATTGGCACACGAATGACGACATGTCATCTTATATCGCTGATGAAATGGTGGTTGTTTCTCAAAAAGAAGCAGACGCTTATTATGACGCTTGTAATGAGCTTTATGACATGTTTGTAGAGACGGCTGAAGAGGCCATTCAAAACGATCGCTTTTTTGAATTGGATATTCCTAACGCGCTCATTCCTATGATCAAACAGAGTTTTGAAGAAGAAGTGCATTGGCATATTTATGGGCGTTTTGATTTAGCTGGGGGGCTTGATGGCAAGCCTATTAAATTATTAGAATTTAACGCTGATACCCCCACCATGCTTTATGAAACGGCGGTAATTCAATGGGCGTTGCTCAAAGCGAATGGCTATGATGAAAACAAGCAATTCAATAACCTTTATGAAGTGCTTGGCGAGAATTTTAAACGCATGGTAACTTTAGGCGAAGACACGAGCCGTTTTGAGGAAATGTATGAGGGGTGGAAAATCCTTTTTTCAAGCGTTAGGGGGAATATTGAAGAAGAGCGCACCATGCGTTTTTTGCAAGACGCTGCCCAGAGCGTGGGTTTTGAAACGGATTTTTCTTACATTGATGAGGTGGAATTTAATATAGAAGAGGGCGTGTTTAAAAACGGCTTGAATTATGAGTTTTTATTCAAACTAATCCCATGGGAAAACATCGCTATTGATGAGCCAGAATTAGCCCTTTTGATGCAAGGCATGATGGAAAATAAAAACACGATTTTTTTAAACCCCGCTTACACGATCCTTTTCCAATCCAAGCGCTTTTTAAAACTTTTATGGGACAGATACCCCAACCACCCCTTATTGTTAGAAACGAGCTATGAGCCATTATCCAATAAAAAGCAAATCAAAAAAGTGGCTTTTGGTAGGGAAGGGGCGAATAGTGAAATCTTTGAAGCTTCCATGCAATCGCTTGTGAAAACGGATGGCGTTTATTCTAACCACAAACCCGTTTATCAAGAGTTTTACGAGCTCAATTCGCATAATGGGTTGTATTATCAGCCTAATGTGTTTTTTGCTTATGAATCTTGCGCGCTAGGGTTTAGAAAAGGGGGGTTGATCTTGGATAAT
- a CDS encoding UPF0323 family lipoprotein encodes MKKPYRKISDYAIVGGLSALVMVSIVGCKSNADDKPKEQSSLSQSVQKGAFVILEEQKDKSYKVVEEYPSSRTHIIVRDLQGNERVLSNEEIQKLIKEEEAKIDNGTSKLIQPNNGGGSNESSGFGLGSAILGSAAGAILGSYIGNKLFNNPNYQQNAQRTYKSPQAYQRSQNSFSKSTPSASSMGTASKGQSGFFGSSRPTSSPAVSSGTRGFNS; translated from the coding sequence ATGAAAAAACCCTACAGAAAGATTTCTGATTATGCGATCGTGGGTGGTTTGAGCGCGTTAGTGATGGTAAGCATTGTGGGGTGTAAGAGCAATGCCGATGACAAACCAAAAGAACAAAGCTCTCTGAGTCAAAGCGTTCAAAAAGGTGCGTTTGTGATTTTAGAAGAGCAAAAGGATAAATCTTACAAGGTGGTTGAAGAATACCCCAGTTCAAGAACCCACATTATAGTGCGCGATTTGCAAGGCAATGAACGCGTGTTAAGCAATGAAGAGATTCAAAAGCTCATCAAAGAAGAAGAAGCCAAAATTGATAACGGCACGAGCAAGCTTATCCAGCCTAATAATGGAGGTGGGAGCAATGAAAGCTCAGGCTTTGGCTTGGGGAGCGCGATTTTAGGGAGCGCGGCGGGGGCGATTTTAGGGAGTTATATTGGCAATAAGCTTTTCAATAACCCTAATTATCAGCAAAACGCCCAACGGACCTACAAATCCCCACAAGCTTACCAACGCTCTCAAAATTCCTTTTCTAAAAGCACGCCTAGCGCTTCAAGCATGGGCACAGCGAGTAAGGGACAGAGTGGGTTTTTTGGCTCTAGTAGGCCTACTAGTTCGCCTGCGGTAAGCTCTGGGACAAGGGGCTTTAACTCATAA
- the dsbK gene encoding protein disulfide-isomerase DsbK: MILRASVLSALLLVGLGAAPKHSVSANDKRMQDNLVSVIEKQTNKKVRILEIKPLKSSQDLKMVVIEDPDTKYNIPLVVSKDGNLVIGLSNIFFSNKSDDVQLVAETNQKVQALNATQQNSAKLNAIFNEIPADYAIELPSTNAKNKDKILYIVSDPMCPHCQKELTKLRDHLKENTVRMVVVGWLGVNSAKKAALIQEEMAKARARGASVEDKISILEKIYSTQYDINAQKEPEDLRTKVENTTKKIFESGMIKGVPFLYHYKA; the protein is encoded by the coding sequence ATGATATTAAGAGCGAGTGTGTTGAGTGCGTTACTTCTTGTAGGCTTAGGGGCAGCCCCTAAACATTCAGTTTCAGCTAATGATAAACGGATGCAGGATAATTTAGTGAGCGTGATTGAAAAACAAACCAATAAAAAGGTGCGTATTTTAGAAATCAAACCTTTAAAATCCAGCCAGGATTTAAAAATGGTCGTTATTGAAGATCCGGACACTAAATACAATATTCCGCTTGTAGTGAGTAAGGATGGCAATTTAGTCATAGGGCTTAGCAATATCTTTTTTAGCAATAAAAGCGATGATGTGCAATTGGTCGCAGAAACCAATCAAAAAGTCCAAGCCCTTAATGCTACCCAGCAAAATAGCGCGAAATTGAACGCTATTTTTAATGAAATACCGGCTGATTATGCGATAGAGTTGCCCTCTACTAACGCTAAAAATAAGGATAAAATCCTTTATATTGTTTCTGATCCCATGTGCCCGCATTGCCAAAAAGAGCTCACTAAACTCAGGGATCACTTGAAAGAAAACACCGTGAGAATGGTTGTGGTGGGGTGGCTTGGAGTCAATTCAGCTAAAAAAGCGGCTTTGATTCAAGAAGAAATGGCGAAAGCTAGAGCTAGGGGAGCGAGCGTGGAAGATAAAATCTCTATCCTTGAAAAGATTTATTCCACCCAATACGATATTAATGCTCAAAAAGAGCCTGAAGATTTACGCACTAAAGTGGAAAATACCACTAAAAAGATTTTTGAATCTGGCATGATTAAGGGTGTACCTTTCTTATACCATTATAAGGCATGA